The stretch of DNA AAGGCCTTTCTGCGCCCATTTTAATAGTTCGTAACGTTCTTTGTTTCGTTCGTATTCCAATTCTACATTTTTCCCATACGAATAATCCGTACCGAAATAATCGACTTGTACCGAGTGGTCAATGACCAAATCGACCGGAATAGCCGGATTGATTTTTTGTCCATCTTTGCCTTGTCTTACATATTCTGCACGCAAAGACGCCATATCTACAACCGCTGGCACACCCGTAAAATCCTGCATTAGAATTCTAGCCGGTTTGAAGGGAATGTCTTTGTCTACCGGTTCGGGTGTCCAATGAATCAGGGTTTGTACGTGTTCGTCGGTAATGCTAAAGCCATCGTAATTGCGTAAAACATTTTCTAATAATATACGAATACTAAATGGTAAATGATCTACCGAACCTTCGGGTAAATCTTTTAGCGAGCTGTATTGATAACTGGTGTTGTTAACCGTTAGGTTTTTAACGGATTTTGCTTTTTGATAGTTCATAACTTTTAGAAGTCAGTTAAATTATTTATTGTTTTATGTGTTTCACACTAAAAGTAGAAAAAAACTAAAAATAATACAACGAACTGAACGTTAAAGCTTACTTAAACTTTTCAAATCTATATCTTGGTTATGAGAAATAAAAAATCCTCCCATCGATTGATGCGAGGATTTTTGATTTATAAGGTATTCTTTATGTTTAGCTTAATTATTTTCCCAATTGAGATCGAATTTACAATCTTTGTAATCTTCTCCGATTTTTACAAAGGTTTCTGGTATTTGTTTTTTTACCCAATCCATCAAAACATTTTGTTCTTTGAATCGGATTGTGAAACGCTTCAGTGAAGAATAATCTTGCTCGAAATTGATTTTGTGCTCTGGATAAAACCCGTTCATGCGAATCAATCGAACGACTTTTTTATTTTCGTATTCATCTACAAAAACAGGTGAAATATCTCCATCGTTTAATCCTACCAAAGCCGACGAAACGTTGGCCGACATTTGTGCTCGCTCGAAACGATCTTCTCCAGTTTGTGGATTCATCAAATTTCCTTCATTGTATTTTGTCATTTTATCATCTGAAAAACGTAAAGCTGCATCTTTGAAACTCATTTTCCCTTCGTTTATCAGAATGCGGATAGAGTCTAATTTATGTTTTGTCTTTGCTATTTCTTCATCAGTTGGTTTCAGAGTAATCAAAATATGACGAAGATCCAATTCTTGTCCTTTTCTTTTTTCTAATTGGATGATATGATATCCAAAATCGGTTTTAAAAGGTTCTGAAACCTGCCCTTCGTCTAAGTTAAACGCTACTGCATCGAACTCTTTTACCATCATTCCGCGTTTCACTTTCAGATATTGACCTCCGTTTGTTGCAGAACCTGGATCCTCTGAGTAGAGAATGGCTTTGGTTGCAAAACTCGAACCTTCTTCTACGTCTTTTTTGATTTGTTTAAGTTCATCAATAACTTTTTGTTCATTTTCTGGATCGATCTCAGGATACAAAATTATATGACTGATTGAGTACTCATCTTTCACATCGGGTAATTCTGTTTTATGCTCTTCGAAAAACATTCTCACTTCTTCTGGTGTGGCATCTAAACCGCTCACTACACGCTCTCTTTTTTCTCTAGCATATATATTATCTCGAATATAGTACTGCAATTCATTCTCTAATTCGGCCTTGGTCTTGAATCCGAAATAATCGATTACAGCTTTTTCTGAACCAATTTGTTGTGTAAAACGTTCGATTTGACCTTTTAGTGTTCGTTGAACTTCGTCATTTGTCACCACTACCAATGTATCTTGTTTTGCACGATCGATCAAAACTTTTTCTAAGAGCATATTGTTTAGGAATTCGCAACGATCTTTCACTTCCATCCCCTGAAGTTTTGCCGTCTGAAAATCGCGCTCTACATCTGAATCTAACACAATTTCATCGCCCACCACTGCAGCTATTCCTTCTATTTTATTTGCTTTATGAGTCTGTGCAAAGAGTCCTTGCGCTATGCTACACATAAAAAGTGTGAGCAAGAGTACCGTATATTTCATAAATTATAAAATTCTATATTTCTTCTTTTAATTTGGACAAATGTAACCTTCTTTTATCTAAATTTCTATATTTTTATGAGGCCTTTAACAAACTGACCTAAAATATTTTCAATGCTTGGTTGTATGCAGATTCGAAATTCAGAAGATTTAATCCGTGTATTGCATGCTTTTCATTGGCATAACTGATTAATTTTTCGGTTGGCATATTTCCTACCATATCACTTTTAGCCATCGGACAACCGCCTAAACCTTTTATTGCACCATCAAACTTTCTACAGCCACTGAGATAAGCAGCATCTACTTTTTCGTACCATTTATCGTATTCGGTATGGAAGTGTGCTCCAAATTCTATTTCTTGATAAGCAGGTATCAAGGTGGTAAACAAATCGGTTATGATTGTGTGATCTGCCACCCCTACTGTATCCGATAGATTGATAGATTTCACACCCATTTTCGCAAAACGATTTACCCAAGATAAAACCAACTCTTCATCAAAAGCCTCCTTGTATGGATTACCGAAAGCCATAGAAAAATAAATCATCAACTCTTTGTTGTGTTTGTGTGCAAGTTCTTGGATCTCTTCTGCTATTGCAAAAGCTTCCTCTCTTGTTTTGTTGGTATTATATTGTTGAAAATTTTCGCTGATAGAAAAAGTATAGCCCAAAACATCTACTTTCTCGTGGTCGCATGCTTTTTGAGCACCATTTACATTGGCTATTACTACTGATAATTTCGAGGTACTGCTGCATTTATCTATTGCATCCAAAACCTCTTGGGTATCGGCCATTTGTGGTATTGCTTTTGGTGAAACAAAGCTCCCGCAATCAATCATATCAAAACCTACATCGAGTAAAGCGTTGAGATAGTCTATTTTTTGCTGTGTAGGGATAAATATTTTTCGGCCTTGCATTGCGTCCCTAGGACATTCTATAATTTTCATATGGATTTTTTTACTCAATTTTTTGTTTGTTTTGCCCCTAAAGGTAGATAATTTGTTAATTTTACGAAAAAAATTATAATGCAAACAGATTGGAGAGAAAAATTAGTTAATCGATTTTTGAAATATGTAAGTATTTACACTACAAGTGAAGCCTTTGTAGAGCAGTTTCCTAGTACAGATCGTCAATGGGATTTGGCTCGATATATCGAAAACGAATTGAAAGAAATAGGCTTAGAGGATGTTTCATTGGATGAGAATGGATACGTATTTGGTTATGTTCCTTCTACCGTAGACAAAGAAGTACCCACAATCGGTTTTATTGCTCATATGGACACCTCTCCTGATTATTCTGGGGAAAATGTACAACCAATAATTTGGGAAAACTATGACGGTGGTGACCTTCAGTTGAATGAAGAAATGATACTTTCGCCAAAAGAATTTCCAGAGATGTTGCGTTACAAAGGTCAGACCCTAATTACCACTGATGGGACAACCTTATTGGGTGCCGATGACAAAGCTGGTTTGGCAGAGATTGTTACTGCAGCAGAATATTTGATTGCTCATCCAGAAATAAAACACGGACGTATAGCTGTAGGATTTACCCCAGACGAAGAAGTTGGGCGCGGTGCTGATTTCTTTAATGTAGAAAATTTTGGAGCAGAATGGGCCTACACGATGGATGGTTCTGAGGTTGGTGAATTAGAATATGAAAACTTTAATGCCGCATCGGGAATTGTTACCATCAAAGGAAAATCAGTTCACCCAGGTTATGCCAAAGACAAAATGATTAATGCTGCTAGTATTGCTTGCGAATTTGCTGCGGCGCTTCCTTCAGATGAAGTTCCAGAATTGACTGACGATCGAGAAGGTTTCTTCCATCTTGCCGATATCCAAGGTGATGTTAGCGAAGCCAAAATGGTCTATATCATCCGCGATCACGACATGGATCAATACGAAGCAAGAAAAGCACTTTTCGTACAAATTGCTGAGGATATTCAATCTCGTTTTGATCATCCTGTGATTACGGCAGAAGTTACCGATCAATACTTTAATATGATCGAGAAAGTTCAAGAAAAATTTGCTTCGGTAGAAATTGCCGAACAAGCATTAAAAGATTGTGGTATCACCCCCAACATCAAACCCATTCGTGGAGGTACTGACGGTGCACGTTTATCTTTTATGGGATTACCTTGTCCGAATATTTTTGCAGGAGGACATAATTTCCATGGACCGTACGAATATGTACCGGTAGAATCTATGGAAAAAGCTGTAGAGGTAATTGTTCGTATTGCAGAACTTACTGCAGAAAAATAAAATTCTAACGAAGTTTTAATACAGAAATCGGTTGCCAAAACGACCGATTTTTTTTATTTTTGATTTAAGCTATGATGTAGGGAAAATTTACGCCTTGTCTTGCAAAAAAAAATAAAATAATGATTAGAACATTTGCTACTTCTCTAATTCTTTTGGCAGGAAGTAATTTAGTTTTAGGACAAAAAACGATCGAATTAAATGATTTCCAGGCTCTAAAAGTTTACGATAAAATTCCGGTAGAATTGATCCATTCTGACACACCAAAAGTTGAAATAAATGGTTCGTTGGCCGAAAAAGTTGTTATAGAACAAGATTACAACGAATTAAAAATTAAACTTTCTGGTATTGATTTACTGCAAGGAGATAATACCCAAATCGTTTTATATTACACTACTCTTAACGATATACAAGCAAGCCAGGGATCAAGGATAGAGTCGGAAGACGTTTTGGGAGGAGAAAGTCTAAAACTCACCAGTAACGAAGGCTCAACCATCAAACTAAAAATTGATACAAATTCTTTGAGTGCTAAACTAAATTCGGGTGGAAATATGATTTTATCTGGACAAGTAAAAAAACAAGATGTCATTGTAAATACTGGAGCGCAATTCGAATCAAAAAACCTTGTTTCTTCTTTTACCAATGTTACGTGTAATGCGGGCGGACATGCGTGGGTACATGCAAAAGACAAAGTAGATGCAAAAGTGAGAGCGGGTGGTGTGATAAGAGTTTATGGAAATCCTAGCCATAAAAAACAAAAGAAAATTGCTGGAGGTTCTATTCAGTTCAATTAATAAAAGAACGAGCAAGAATAAAAAAAAGGAACAAAATGTTCCTTTTTTTATTCTTCAATTTTCAGATAAGAAAGTAAGGTTTTGGCCTTCATTTCTGTTTCTATCCATTCTTTTTCAGGATTACTATCGTGCATAATTCCACCTCCTACATACAATCTTACACGGTTATTAATCACTTCTGCGCAACGTAAATTCACATAATAGCGTTCTTCTTCTATGGTTTTCCAACCGAAATAACCTGCATAGAACTGTCGATCATATCCTTCGTTCTCTAGAATATACTTCTTGGCTTTCTCTTTTGGCATACCACATACAGCGGGTGTAGGATGCAGTGCCGCTAACATTTTTTCGGTAAAAGGAAGCATTGTTTCGAGGGAAATATAAGTTTTTAGATGATGAAAAAAACCTGCATCCACCGTATATGGGCCGTCGGTTGCAACTTGCCCAAAAGAACTTAATTGCTCTACAATATAGTCGGTAACAACCTGTTGTTCATCGATTTCTTTCGAAGTCCATTCGTTTTCTTTAGCCTTTGTTCCAGCCAACGAAACGGTTTTCACAACACTTTTCTCACGACTCAATAACAATTCGGGAGTTGCACCAAACCACGTCGTTTTGTCATCAGCATAGATAAAATAAACAGCTGCATTGGGATATGCATAATGTAGTGCAAGCAAAGTATCAAGCGGATAGAATTGAGAAAATTCTTTTTCGATGGTTCGACTAATCACTACTTTTTGTAAAAGATTTTTTTGTAAAATGTTGGTCGTTTTATCGATCAAATTCAGATAAGATTCTTGTGCAATTGGCTTTTCAATTGGAGCCTTTTTCCAAACCAAATCGAGTTGAATTTTCTTGATATCTTCTATAGATAACATTTGCTTTTTGATAGGATGAATACGAATCGTTTCTGTATTATCAAAACGATGAAAAACGAACTCTTCATTAGATTCATCTAGTTCGTCTACATAAAGTTGGAAATGAGTTGCGTTAGGCTCTCGAACAAAAACAAAACTTTTTTCTGCTTCAATTGCTTTCTGCAGTTGATTTTGTATTGTTTCCATTAAAGATTTTTTGGGATAATGGCATTCGTTAAATGACTATAACTGATGAGTTTTTCTTCTTCATCAGTAATTTCTATTTTCACTAAATGCGAAGTTCGTCCTGCTTTTATTATGATGGCCTTCCCTTTTACTTTTCCAGACTTTTTAGAGCGTAAGTGATGGGCTTCTATATTTTGACCTACCGCCATAAACTTCTCATTATCAATTAATTTATTAGACAATAGGCTTCCTAATGATTCTGCCAGCACTACAGAAGCACCTCCATGCAACAGCCCAAATGGCTGATAAACTATCGGCTGTACAGGCATTTCGGCAACCACATAATCCTCTCCTATTTCTGTGAAAGTTATTTGCAAATGAGAAATCAATGAGTTTTCACACATTTTATTGTATTGATCTACTAAAGTTTGACTCATAATTAATAGATTTTTTGATTGTATTTTTCTGGATATTTACCTTTTATTGGTCGATAAAAGTCTTCTATTTCTTGCAAGATATCTTCATGCGTCCGGCCTTCTGTATCAACTATTTTTGCAATTCCGGCTTCTTTTTTTTCATAATCACAAAAAGCCAATGCAATGGGCACATTGGCCTCTTGAGAGATGTATAGAAAACCTGTTTTCCATTTTTCTGAAAAAGAGCGTGTGCCCTCGGGTGTGTTTATCAGATACATTCTTGGAGTAGAACGTAAAATTTCGGCTGCAAATTGTACGCTATTATTTCGTTGAGTACGATCGATTCCTATCCCACCCATAGATTTTATAATAAAACCGTACCAAGGTTTTGTCCATGCGTCCTTTATAAACATTTTCATCGGAATTCCCATCTGCCAAAAAGCAACAATCGCATAATAAAAATCCCAATTACTTGTATGCGGTGCACACACCAAAACACATTTATCAACTTTCGACGTATCCACCGTATTGATTAGCTTCCAGCCACCAAGGCGGTAAAGTAGTTTTCCGAGTATTTTTTTCATCTTCACAAAGATAAGTAAAACGATTTGGAGTGTTTGGTTTTGGATGAGAATAAAAAAGGCAAACCTATTGGCTTACCTTTTTCGTGTGATAAACACGTTTTTTTATATTATTAATCAATCTCTAGGCGAAGAAATCAACGATTGCTTTGATGATTTCCGTAGTTAATGTTAAGAGTATCTGTATCATCGCTTATGTGGATTTTATTTTTATCTATGCTTATTTTATCACCCTTCTTCGATTGGATATGAATACCTTTTTCGCTGATATCCATTGTATCAATACCATGATGATTATCGTAATCTGAATCGTTATCAGATTCATTATCACAATTCAAACATACGAATTTTATCCCATTATACCCAAAAATTTGATTGTTAATATTACTATAAAATGCTGTATTCGAATTGTTACTTACGATTTCTGCATACTCAATACTTGGGTCTAATTGTACATATTTATTTCTTGGTACATATAAGACAAAACGCACTGCTTGCATTCGGAAAGTAGAATTTTTTCCGGCCGAAAGGAAATCATCCAAAACCAATTGGTTCCCTCGTACTTGATAATTGAAACGAATTGCATCTAAATTATTCTTCGCATCCACACCATTCGCACCTCTTGCCTTGTACGTCACCTGCAAATGTGCGGCATTGTCTTTACTTTCTCTAAGTTCTATCGTTCGATCGATGGTCACAAATAACTCGTCGTTCATGATATAAAAAGGACGTTCATCTTCATCAAAAATCTTAAATCGATAATTGCCTCTATTCTGAGCTTCGAACTTAACTTGTAAGGTATCGTTGGTCACTGCTAAAGTATTCATCGTTACTTTTTCTACCGAATTTGCGTAGCCTTTTGCCGTATAAACACCGATAATGATAATTCCAAACAAAGCGATAAACCAAAGTACAATCGTGCTTATTAGGATATTTTTATTGATACGGAAAGTAGGTTTTATGAATTTGATTCCCAACATCACACTCAAAGCTCCTGGTAGGATGGGCAACAGCGAAGAGCAAAACAATATTAATTTTGAGAGCCAATCTTCTTCTACGAAATAATCAAAATATTGAGCAGGAATATTGAACCATGAAATAAAATAAACACTAATTCCACCAAAAATAAAACTCAGACCAAAAACAACAAACAGAATACCAATAATAAACACTGAAATTTTGGTCAGAACTTGAAACAAAGAACCTAAGTTATCCCCAATTTTTCGTCCACTTTTCGACAAAGTTTCGCTTGCTTTTAATGCATTTTCTTTTATTTGCTCGAAGTTAGCTGCCTTCCCATACATAGCCATTTTATCGGCAAAGGTTTCGGCTTTAGGAATAAACATAACCATCAAAAAATAGGCAAACAAAACCATGATGGTAGAAACACCCGTAAAGATCCCTAACATCAGTAAGATAAACCAAACAGCGCGCACCGCCCAAGGATCTAAGCCAAGATAATGTGCCAAACCAGAACATAAACCCGAAATAATTTTGTCGTCCGGATCTCTAAATAATCTTTTTTTGGTCGTAGGATTTCCAGCAGTTTCTTCCTTCGATTCGTTCGATGTTGTTGACTCTTCTTGATAAGAAAATTCGTCATCTACCATATATTGTTCTGGTCGTCCCATCACCGAAATAACATACGCTATATCAGCATCGTTCACAACTTCTTTGTACTGCAAACGCTCGCGCAACAATTCAGCGATTCGTTGCTCCACATCTTCTATAATATCTTCTATTCCTTCTGTCCCTTGCAAAGATTGTTTGATGTCTTCTAGATAACGACGTAGTTGATGATAGGCTTCTTCATTGACGATAAACGAAAAACCGCCTAAACTAATTGAGATTGTTCTATCCATGGATTAATGTGTTACTTGGGTTACTTTTTCCACAGCATTTTTCAGCTGCTGCCAGGTTTGGCCTAAATGTTCTAAAAATTCTTCTCCTTCTGTTGTCAACGAATAATACTTTCGGGGTGGCCCAGCAGAAGATTCTTCCCAGCGATATTGTAGAAGATTATCGTTTTTCAGTCGAGTAAGCAAAGGATATAAAGTTCCTTCTACCACAATCATTTCAGCTTGTTTTAGTTCTGCAATGATGTCTGAAGCATACGCGTCGCCTCTTTTGATAATGCTGAGTATACAATACTCCAGAATACCTTTTCGCATCTGAACTTGTGTTTTTTCTATACTCATAATTTAATTATTGAACGATACAAATTTACAAACAATATAGTAGTATGCAAAACAAAGTACTATATTTTTAAATATTTTTTTTATAATGCAGAAATTCTCGATAAATCTTAGGTTTTGATTATTTTTGCAGTTATAAAAGTGATAAATGAAAAAATTAACCATAACCGCACTTGTTCTAATTGGTTTAGGTCATCCAGAAGCCAAAGCTTGGGGATTAACCGGACATCGAGTTGTTGCTGAAATTGCAGAGCAGCATTTGACTAGAAAGACTAAACGAAAATTGAATAAAATTATCGGCACACAAAAGTTAGCCTATTGGGCAAATTGGTCAGATTTTATTAAGTCAGAACCGACATACAAATTTGCCGATTCTTACCACTATGTGAACATCGAAGGAAATTTACCCGAAAAAGATTTTTTAGTCGCTCTCGAAAATACATCGCAAGATCAACTGTATCACAAAGCGTTATTTTTTATCAATGAACTAAAATCAAATCGAAACCTAAAACTTGAACAGAAGAAAGAATACCTTTATTTTCTAATTCATATGATTGGCGATGCGCATCAACCTTTACATGTCGGTCGTGAAGAAGATTTGGGTGGAAATAAAATTAAAGTTGAATGGTTTAGAGAATTGACAAACATACATACCATTTGGGATACTAAACTAATCGATTTTGAAAAATATTCGTATACCGAATACACTACACTACTCAATAATCAACCCAAAAAAATGAATGCTCAACTTACCGAAGGCTGGTTAGAAAACTGGTTATTCGATAGCTATCAAGTTGCTAATAAAATTTATAGCACAGTAAAAATGGACGATAAATTAAGCTATCGCTACCATTACGACAACAAATATATCCTAGAACAACAACTACTAAAAGGAGGTCTACGTCTAGCTAAAGTTTTGAACTTTATCTATCATTAAGAACATCACTCAAGTTATAATTTTATAATCATTGTCAACTGGCAATGATTTTTTGTTTCGTATAGATTAAGATTTCTGTAGGATGAAGTAGAAAAGATAGTTCTTAAGTTAAAACCTACAAGCTAATGCATTGATTCATCGGATAATACAT from Weeksella virosa DSM 16922 encodes:
- a CDS encoding S1/P1 nuclease; translated protein: MKKLTITALVLIGLGHPEAKAWGLTGHRVVAEIAEQHLTRKTKRKLNKIIGTQKLAYWANWSDFIKSEPTYKFADSYHYVNIEGNLPEKDFLVALENTSQDQLYHKALFFINELKSNRNLKLEQKKEYLYFLIHMIGDAHQPLHVGREEDLGGNKIKVEWFRELTNIHTIWDTKLIDFEKYSYTEYTTLLNNQPKKMNAQLTEGWLENWLFDSYQVANKIYSTVKMDDKLSYRYHYDNKYILEQQLLKGGLRLAKVLNFIYH
- a CDS encoding 1-acyl-sn-glycerol-3-phosphate acyltransferase, with protein sequence MKKILGKLLYRLGGWKLINTVDTSKVDKCVLVCAPHTSNWDFYYAIVAFWQMGIPMKMFIKDAWTKPWYGFIIKSMGGIGIDRTQRNNSVQFAAEILRSTPRMYLINTPEGTRSFSEKWKTGFLYISQEANVPIALAFCDYEKKEAGIAKIVDTEGRTHEDILQEIEDFYRPIKGKYPEKYNQKIY
- a CDS encoding peptidylprolyl isomerase, translated to MKYTVLLLTLFMCSIAQGLFAQTHKANKIEGIAAVVGDEIVLDSDVERDFQTAKLQGMEVKDRCEFLNNMLLEKVLIDRAKQDTLVVVTNDEVQRTLKGQIERFTQQIGSEKAVIDYFGFKTKAELENELQYYIRDNIYAREKRERVVSGLDATPEEVRMFFEEHKTELPDVKDEYSISHIILYPEIDPENEQKVIDELKQIKKDVEEGSSFATKAILYSEDPGSATNGGQYLKVKRGMMVKEFDAVAFNLDEGQVSEPFKTDFGYHIIQLEKRKGQELDLRHILITLKPTDEEIAKTKHKLDSIRILINEGKMSFKDAALRFSDDKMTKYNEGNLMNPQTGEDRFERAQMSANVSSALVGLNDGDISPVFVDEYENKKVVRLIRMNGFYPEHKINFEQDYSSLKRFTIRFKEQNVLMDWVKKQIPETFVKIGEDYKDCKFDLNWENN
- a CDS encoding PspC domain-containing protein: MDRTISISLGGFSFIVNEEAYHQLRRYLEDIKQSLQGTEGIEDIIEDVEQRIAELLRERLQYKEVVNDADIAYVISVMGRPEQYMVDDEFSYQEESTTSNESKEETAGNPTTKKRLFRDPDDKIISGLCSGLAHYLGLDPWAVRAVWFILLMLGIFTGVSTIMVLFAYFLMVMFIPKAETFADKMAMYGKAANFEQIKENALKASETLSKSGRKIGDNLGSLFQVLTKISVFIIGILFVVFGLSFIFGGISVYFISWFNIPAQYFDYFVEEDWLSKLILFCSSLLPILPGALSVMLGIKFIKPTFRINKNILISTIVLWFIALFGIIIIGVYTAKGYANSVEKVTMNTLAVTNDTLQVKFEAQNRGNYRFKIFDEDERPFYIMNDELFVTIDRTIELRESKDNAAHLQVTYKARGANGVDAKNNLDAIRFNYQVRGNQLVLDDFLSAGKNSTFRMQAVRFVLYVPRNKYVQLDPSIEYAEIVSNNSNTAFYSNINNQIFGYNGIKFVCLNCDNESDNDSDYDNHHGIDTMDISEKGIHIQSKKGDKISIDKNKIHISDDTDTLNINYGNHQSNR
- a CDS encoding PaaI family thioesterase codes for the protein MSQTLVDQYNKMCENSLISHLQITFTEIGEDYVVAEMPVQPIVYQPFGLLHGGASVVLAESLGSLLSNKLIDNEKFMAVGQNIEAHHLRSKKSGKVKGKAIIIKAGRTSHLVKIEITDEEEKLISYSHLTNAIIPKNL
- a CDS encoding head GIN domain-containing protein, with product MIRTFATSLILLAGSNLVLGQKTIELNDFQALKVYDKIPVELIHSDTPKVEINGSLAEKVVIEQDYNELKIKLSGIDLLQGDNTQIVLYYTTLNDIQASQGSRIESEDVLGGESLKLTSNEGSTIKLKIDTNSLSAKLNSGGNMILSGQVKKQDVIVNTGAQFESKNLVSSFTNVTCNAGGHAWVHAKDKVDAKVRAGGVIRVYGNPSHKKQKKIAGGSIQFN
- a CDS encoding chorismate-binding protein, which translates into the protein METIQNQLQKAIEAEKSFVFVREPNATHFQLYVDELDESNEEFVFHRFDNTETIRIHPIKKQMLSIEDIKKIQLDLVWKKAPIEKPIAQESYLNLIDKTTNILQKNLLQKVVISRTIEKEFSQFYPLDTLLALHYAYPNAAVYFIYADDKTTWFGATPELLLSREKSVVKTVSLAGTKAKENEWTSKEIDEQQVVTDYIVEQLSSFGQVATDGPYTVDAGFFHHLKTYISLETMLPFTEKMLAALHPTPAVCGMPKEKAKKYILENEGYDRQFYAGYFGWKTIEEERYYVNLRCAEVINNRVRLYVGGGIMHDSNPEKEWIETEMKAKTLLSYLKIEE
- a CDS encoding hydroxymethylglutaryl-CoA lyase, which translates into the protein MKIIECPRDAMQGRKIFIPTQQKIDYLNALLDVGFDMIDCGSFVSPKAIPQMADTQEVLDAIDKCSSTSKLSVVIANVNGAQKACDHEKVDVLGYTFSISENFQQYNTNKTREEAFAIAEEIQELAHKHNKELMIYFSMAFGNPYKEAFDEELVLSWVNRFAKMGVKSINLSDTVGVADHTIITDLFTTLIPAYQEIEFGAHFHTEYDKWYEKVDAAYLSGCRKFDGAIKGLGGCPMAKSDMVGNMPTEKLISYANEKHAIHGLNLLNFESAYNQALKIF
- the pepT gene encoding peptidase T, whose amino-acid sequence is MQTDWREKLVNRFLKYVSIYTTSEAFVEQFPSTDRQWDLARYIENELKEIGLEDVSLDENGYVFGYVPSTVDKEVPTIGFIAHMDTSPDYSGENVQPIIWENYDGGDLQLNEEMILSPKEFPEMLRYKGQTLITTDGTTLLGADDKAGLAEIVTAAEYLIAHPEIKHGRIAVGFTPDEEVGRGADFFNVENFGAEWAYTMDGSEVGELEYENFNAASGIVTIKGKSVHPGYAKDKMINAASIACEFAAALPSDEVPELTDDREGFFHLADIQGDVSEAKMVYIIRDHDMDQYEARKALFVQIAEDIQSRFDHPVITAEVTDQYFNMIEKVQEKFASVEIAEQALKDCGITPNIKPIRGGTDGARLSFMGLPCPNIFAGGHNFHGPYEYVPVESMEKAVEVIVRIAELTAEK
- a CDS encoding PadR family transcriptional regulator, which encodes MSIEKTQVQMRKGILEYCILSIIKRGDAYASDIIAELKQAEMIVVEGTLYPLLTRLKNDNLLQYRWEESSAGPPRKYYSLTTEGEEFLEHLGQTWQQLKNAVEKVTQVTH